The Cytophagia bacterium CHB2 genome includes the window AAAAATTTTACAACATTCCGATTGCGACCAATACCGGCACATATTTGCGTGAAATACACTCCGATTATGGCATTGCCGGTATCTTGGTGACGCCTTTTCTACTCGGTTTTCTGTGCACGGTTCTTTGGATTCAGGTAAAAAAACGCATGCACTTCGCCACCATCGCCCTGCTGGCGCATTTCTATGTCGTCGTGATGTTCACGTTTTTATACCAAGTCACGCGCCTGGGAGAATTGGCCGTTTGCCTCATCGTTTCGCTGACGATCAGCACCTTGATTCATTTAAAGTGCCATGGCCATTTCAATCTGTTTGAACCGCATCGTCCTGGCGGGAATCTGAGCCATCCTTGATCGGCGCATATCCATGGAATTAGCCGCACGCCTTCGCTGGAATTCGATCTTTCTGTTACTGTCCTCGGGCATACGGCTTTTGACCAACGCATTGCTGTTTCTCGGTCTCGCGCGCTTTTACGGCCCCGAAGCGTTCGGGCAATTCACCATTGCGCACACGCTGGCAACGCTGTTTTTACTCGTGGCCGATTTCGGCCTCGATTTGTTGTTTACCACCGAGGTTGCCCGGCAACGCCCGCACATCGACGCGTTGTTTCGCAGCTTTGCTGTGGTGAAACTTTTTTTTGCCGGGCTCGCTGTCACCGGTATGTGGTTGTTGCCCGAGTTTCACGAGTTCAGTGACACGACGCGCTGGCTGATTTACATTTTCAGCTTCAGCACGGCCTGCAATGCCCTGACGAATTTTATCTTTGCGCTGTTCAAGGGGCTTGAACAATTTCGATATGAGACCCGCGTCTCTTTCGTCGAGAATCTCGTTTTATTATTGGGATTAGTTGTACTTGGCGTGCTGCACGCGCCACTTTGGCTGTTTGCTGCGATGTTTGCGGGCACCCGGTTCTTAGGATTGCTTATCGCCGCAGCCCTGGCCGTGCGTTTCGTCCGGCCGCGCGCCCTGAGCGGTCTCCGTCTGGCGGAATGCCGCGATGTAATGCACAAAGGCTGGGTCTTCGGCGCGCATTTGCTGTTCGAAGCCTGTTATTACCAGCTCGACACTGTCCTGCTCGCGTTGTGGAAGGGCGATTATGTCGTCGGCATTTACCAGGCCGGCATGAAATTGATGGCCCTGGCTTTGACATTGCCCGACATCCTCATTGGCGCCGTTATACCCGCGCTCTCGTATTTTCACGGAAAGGACGAGGCGCGCTGGCAGCAGTTGGGAAAACTTCTCAACAAAACGCTTTTTTTTCTGGCGCTGCCATTGGCGCTGATTTTTTTCGTTTATCCCGAGCCGGTAATGAGTTTGATTTACGGCGCAGAGAATTTTGCCCCGGCCGTTCCCATCATGCGCGTAACCGCGCTGATCATTCTCATCCGCTTGGTGCTTGCGGCTTACGGCATCATGCTGACCACCTCGGGGCGGCATCGCGTGCGCATGATCACCGTGGCGCTGGCGACTTTTCTCGCTCTCGGTTTGCATGCTTATGCCATTCCGCGCTATGGCGCCTATGGCGCTGCCTGGGTATCCGTCGCCGTGAATTTTTTTGTGGCGGTAATTTTTGCTTTTTCCTGTCGCGCGTTCTTTCTAAAATGGACGCTGGAAAAACATTACCTCTTGCCGGGACTGCTGTTCGCAATTCTGGGTTTCATGCTCTGGCGCTTCGCGGAATTGCATGCGTGGTATGGTATTGCCCTGGTCGGAATTTTTAGCCTCTTGATCATCTACTTTGCCGGATACTCAAAAAACGAGCGGAAAAAAATGCTTTTTGATCTCTCACGTGATGGCTTGCGTGCGGGATTGAAGGGCGAAAGGTAACGTTTTTGGGTTGTCTGATCAGACTTGATTTTCAAATTCGGCAATGCTCTGCCACGGCTTGGCCGCGGCATTTACACCAGCAAAGCCCCAGCAAAACCGTGGCAGAACCTTACCGATGACGGGATTTGATTGCCAAAATGCTGAAAAGTGCACAAAAATTTTTGCTTCACTTTGATACGCGGCGACGATTCTTTCGCCGCTTGCATGGCGCGCAGCGCGTTCTCGATCTGGGATGCGGCGACGGCAAGAATTGCCTGGAATTGCGCGAAACCGCGGCGCATCTTGAATTTTACGGGATCGATCTGCTCGATCCGAAAATGGTTCCCGGCTTCATTCAGTATCAGCAAGCCGATCTGAACACTGCGAACTTGCCGTATCCCGACGGATTTTTTGACGCGATTTTGTTCGTGCACGTCATCGAGCATCTTGAAAATCCCATGCGCCTCGGCAGCGAGATTCATCGCGTGCTCAAACCGGGCGGCAAAATCTACGTCGAAACGCCCAACTGGATCAGCATGTTCATGCCCTCGTTCGGTTTCAAGCGCGACCAGGGTTATCCGTTCAATTTTTTTGACGATCGCACGCATCGCAAACCCTGGAGCAAACACGGCCTTTATGAATTCCTGCGCCAGGATTGCAAGCTGAATGCGGTGAAAGCCGGCACGCGCCGGAATTGGCTGAAGTTCTTTCTCGATCCCGTCATCATGTTCTTCGCCCTGCTGCGCGGCAATCGTCCTTATCTGGTTTCATCATTTTGGAATGTCACGGGGTGGTGTATTTATGCGATCGGTATCAAGGGATAACCGCCCGGGCGGTTTGCACTGAATGAACCCGGTGGCTATTTGACCACTACACGCTTGATGGCTAATCGCCCGTGCGGTTTTATTTCGAACGAATACAGTTTATGTGAAGCCGTTTATGCCCAACCCGCGCGTCTGCATCATTTTACTAAACTATAACCGCTGTCAAGACACGATTGAGTGCCTCAACAGCTTGAAGCAATGTGTCTATGATTCATATCACATACTTGTCGTTGACAATGCTTCCACCGATCAATCAGCCAAGAAGCTGCGCCGGGAATTTCCCGGTCTCGAAATCGTTTCGACCGGCCGGAATTTGGGCTATACCGGCGGGATCAATTTCGGCATTCGCCATGCTCTGCAATCGCCGTTCGAGTACATTCTCATTCTGAACAACGACACGCTGGTAACGCCGGATTTTCTGAATCATCTGGTGGCGGCCATGGAACAACATCCCAACGCCGCTGCCGCGGGCGGCACGATTTATTGTGAGCACGATCGCACAAAAATCTGGTACGGCGGCGGCCGCTTGGTTCCCTGGCGCGGACTGGCGGTGCATGATCACCGCGGCGTCAATGTTTCTCCGGCGTCGCTCGGCGGCGTGCGCAACGTTTCTTTCATCACCGGCTGCCTGATATTGCTGCGCGTTTCGTTGCTCGAGAAAATCGGCTGGGAGGATGAACGTTTCTTTATGTATTTGGATGATATCGAGCTGTGCGCGAGAATTCTTTCAAAAGGCTATGATTTGCTTTATATTCCGCAGGCCATCATTTACCACAAGGTTTTGGGAGAAGAAGAGATCGCTTTCAAAGTTTATTATGGCGCGCGCAACCGGCTTCTGCTCATCGGCATCGTCTTCAAAGGCTTGCCGGGAGTCATTGCAAAAACGTATTTTTTGACAGTCATCACTGGCAAGCTTATTTTCTGGCGGTTTGCCAATCCCGCTTTTTTCAAGGCGGCCGCCTTTGGCTTGCAGGATTTTTTTGCTGGCAGATTTTATGAAGGCCGCGGCCCGTCAGAATTTCTGAAGCAGAATCGGCATGAATGAACATACGCCAACATCCCGCGGCAATGCCCCGCTGGTTGTCGCCGTCGTCTTGAACTGGAACGGTTATGACGATACGGCAAAATGCGTTTTATCTTTGCAAAAAGCGGCCTATGCCAACCTGCAAATCATTCTTGTCGATCATGCCTCCACCGATGGCAGCGCCGGCAGACTGGAACGGGATTTCCCGGAGTTGCCGTTCATCAAGCTCTCGCATAACGGCGGCTATGCCGCAGGCAATAATGCCGGAATCAAGCTGGCTCTGGAACGTCGAGCGGATTACGTTTTAGTTTTGAATAACGATGTTGTCGTTGAGCCCGGATTTCTCTGGCCAATGGTCCAGCTTGCCGAAAAAAATCCGGCGGCGGGAGTCGTGACCTGCAAAGCATTGCTCCAGTCGGGAAACGGGCGCATTTATTGCACGGGGGGAAATCTCAGCCGGCTGCGCTGCGGCGGCGTCCCGCTGCCGCCAGGCGAGCGGGATCGCGAGGGCGAGGTGCAATTCATTTCCGGATGCATTCTTCTCGCCCGGCGGGAAGTATTCGAAAAGCTTGGTAGCTTTGACGAACGTTTCTTCATGTATTTCGAGGATGTGGAGTTTTCACGGCGGGTCAGGCGCCAGTTCAAGCTTTTTTACACGCCCGCGGGCGTCGTTTATCACAAAAGCGGCGGGGGCGACAAATGGAAGAACTATACCGAAACCTATCTGTATTATACCTCTCGAAACCGTCTGTGGGTTTTTCAAAATGAATCACGAGCCTACCGGCTGTATGTGATTTTGTATGGCTTTCTAAATGCGTTTGCCAAATCCGCTGTTATTGCCGCCCATTCATTTCCGGTGCGACGGCAGGAAAACCGTTCGGAAAAACGGCTGATGGCGCTTTGGCGAGGAATGCGAGACGGGATGTTTGGGAATCCCGCTCAGAACAATCAGGATGATTTATCAAATGAGTACGCCCCCCCCCCCGACATTATCGGCGAAAGAGAATTGGGAGAGAGTTTATAGAGACCTGGCGCGCTACCAGGATTTGTATTTATACCAGCAGCAATTGGTCGAGTTGATTTGCGAAAAAATCCCGGCGTTGCGCGATGCCAGAATTCTCGAAGTGGGTTGCGGCAAAGGCAACGAAATCGTTCAGTTGGCAAAAAGAGGCGGGGCGTGCCTGGGATTGGATTTCTCCGAATCTGCCATGGCCTGGATGCAAACCCGCCTGGCAAAAGAGGGCATGCGAATGCCGCTGATTCGCGGCGACGCCAGGCGTCTTCCTTTCAAAATCGCTTCTTTTGATTTGGTTTTTTCGCAGGGCGTGCTCGAGCATTTCGCCAACCCTGGAGATGTGTTGCAGGAGCAGCGGCACGTTATGCGAAACGGCGGCATAATCGTAATCGAAGTCCCCAACAAGTGGAATGTCTACACGATTTACAAAAAAATACTGCTGGCGATGAACCGCTGGCCGCCGGGCTGGGAAACGGAATACTCGCCGCGCGAGCTAAAGGTTCTTTTGCGGCAAAACGGCTTCGAGGTTCTCGATTGCGTTGGCTGGGATTTTTTTATTGTGAAAATCTTCCGCAAACTCCGCAAGATACTTGGATTGAAAGACAAGCTCGAAAGCCCTTTTGCCCGCTCCCTGCGGCGGCGATTGCAGCGCAATCCCATTTTGCTCAATTTTTTTCTGAGCCTGACCATCGTCGCCCGGAAAAAAGACGGCGGCGAGCACAATGCAAATTTCAGGACGTACAGCCGTCATACCCGCGTGCATTGATCTGGCATCCCACTTGAAGAGATTGAACTTCGCTTTCTGAGCTGCGGAAACGGCGGTGCAGAGGAAATGAGTGAATGTTCAAAAGATGGTTGAATTTTCGGCAAATTTTGTATAGTATTCCACGTAGATCAAATCCCTGTGAGTCGAGCGAACGGGAAGAGCCATGTTAAATTCTGTTGATGCCTGTCATCGTGAACGGGGAACGGTGAACTCATCCGCGGCGAAATCGTGCAAAGGCCGGAGTTGATGAAAATACTCTTAATCACCCCCCGCGTGCCGTATCCTCCTTATCGCGGGGACAAGCTCAAAATCTTCAACCTCATCAAGCGCCTGTCCCGGCGCCATGAGATTCATCTCATTTGCTTTGCGCAAACCCGCCAGGATTTGGAGAATTTGCAGCATCTAGGCACGTATTGCCGGCATATCGATCATGTCAAGCTGCCGGTGTGGCTGTCGCTGTTGAAATGCTTTGCGGGTTTGTTCACCCAGATTCCGCTGCAAGTGCAATACTTCAAATCGCGCCGCATGCAGAATCTCATCAATCAGGCCTGCCGGCAGCATCATTTCGACGTCATTCATACGCATTTGATTCGCATGGCGCAATATACCGCAGAGAAGCATCGGCCGGTTAAGGTTCTGGATTTGACCGATGCGGTTTCGCTTTATCTCCAGCGGTTCACCGCGCGCGCAAAAAATCCCTTCGTAAAACTGCTGCTCAAAATTGAGCTGCGGCGCATGATGCGCTATGAGCGGATTCTGGAAAAATTCAACGCCTGCTTCGTGTGCTCCGAGCCGGATCGCGAACAATTGCGCAAAACCGCGCCGGAAGCGGCGATCAAGCTCATTCCCAACGGCGTTGATTTGGAATATTTTTCGCCCAACGGCAGCCTCACGGATATTGATCCCAACAAAATTATTTTTACCGGCAATCTCAGCTATTTTCCCAATATCGATGGCATTCTCTATTTCACTGACGAGATTTTTCCGCTGATCAAGAGGGAGATGCCCGCCGCCCAACTCTACATCGTGGGCCAATCGCCGCCGGCAAAAGTGCGGGCTTTGGCTTCACGCGACGTGATTGTGACGGGTTTTGTCGAGGATATCAAGCAACACTATGTGAGCAGCGCGGTGGCGGTTTCGCCGATCCGCTTCGGCGCCGGCACGTTGAATAAAATCATCGAGCCGCTGGCGCTGGGCGTGCCGGTGGTGGCGACCTCAGTGGGGGTGGAAGGTTTGGAGGTAATTCAAGGGGAGGACATTTTGGTGGCGGATCAGCCGCAGGCGTTTGCGCGGCATGTAGTGCGCGTGTTGCAAGAGCCGTCATTGCGCGAGAAACTGCGCCAGGGCGGCATGGCGGTGATTCGAAAACAGTACGATTGGGATCCGATCGTGGCCCGCCTCGAGGAAATGTACCACGATTTGGTGAGACAAAAATCGGGGGAGGAAAAATCGAAAGCCTTATCTGTTGTGGATTAGCTTTTGCGCAGCTCTTCAGAAAACCGTTTTATTTCCCCGCCGGCTCTCCCGCCAGAATCATCCCGGCAACATTAAGCGCGTTTGGCCTTTCGGCAGCAAACAGCCAATCAACGCGCAGCCAGAATCCTAAAATCACGCGAGAGTGAAAAATTCCGTTGGCATCGACCGGCATTTCGCGCCATTCGCCCTGTTCATTTCGCCAAAAATGTGCTTCCTGACAATAGGGATCGATGAGCCAGTACTCCGGCACACCGTGTTCGGCATAAAGCTCTCTTTTTTCGACGGCGTCCAGACGCCGGCTTCCCGGAGAAATGATTTCGATGGCCACATCCGCTGGCCCAAAAATCTCTGTTTTACCCAACAAATGCAGCCGATCGTTGCTGACAAACATCAAATCCGGCTCCGGCGCATTCTCGTCATCGAGCTTCATGGCCACGCGCGAGCCCAGAACGAGGCCGAGCTTTTTTTCATCGGCGAAAGCATGCAAAATAAAAAACAAAAATCCCGTCAATCTTTCATGTCCGATAGTCGCAGGCGATGCCATAATGATCTCCCCTCGAATTAAGTCGGCCTTCTGCTCTTGTACGCGGCTGCAAAACTCGCTGTAGGTGAATTTCTCCGAAGGCGGCACGGCGCGCGGCATGGATTTGGTCAGCAAATCGGAAGGCATAGCTCACCTCGTAAGTTCCCATTGTGGTGTGTAATTTCGGCATGCGTTTTTTTAAAAGCAAGGCCAATTCTGCTATTGCCCGCGCCCGGCCAGCATGACATAGATGGTGTGCAGAATGATCTTCAAATCCATGCGCAGCGACATGTTTTCGAGATAAAACAAATCGTATTGCAGCTTCTGCTTCACGTCTTCGAGGGTGGCATCATAGGCGCCTTTGATTTGCGCCCAACCGGTGATACCGGGCCGCACGCGCAAGCGCCGCGTGTAAAGCGGAATCTCCTTGCGTAATTTTTCCACGAAAAACGGCCGCTCCGGACGCGGGCCCACGATGCTCATTTCGCCGCGCAAAACATTAATGAATTGCGGCACTTCGTCGATGCGCCATTTGCGCAGAAATTTTCCCACCGCCGTGATGCGCGGATCATCTTTCTCCGCCCACTTGGGGCCGGTCAGGGTTTCGGCGTTCGCCACCATTGAGCGGAATTTGATGACGTCGAATATGCGGCCGTTCTTGCCCATGCGCTCCTGGCGGTAAAAAATCTTCCCCGGTGAATTCAAGCGAATCGCGAGCGCGACCAGCAGCCAGAGCGGCAGTCCCAAAATAAGAATCAACAACGAAACCGTGACATCGATGGCGCGTTTGGCAACGCGTTCCCAGGCCGGCATGTATTGCGGCAAAATTTCGATCAAGGGAAAGCCGTAAATCTGGTTTGTGCGCGCCTGGCCGGTGATGATGCTGTAGAGATCGGGCACGATTTTCAAACTTACGGGCAGGCCGTCGGTTTGCGCGATGATCTTCACCAAGGCGTCCTGATCCTGCTTTTGCAGCGCGATCAGCACATCTTCCACCTGATGGCGTAAAATAATATCGGCGAGACGATTGAGATTCCCCAACACCGGCACACCGTGAAAGCGATGTGATTTGTCGGTACCCGAGGGCGCGACAAAGCCAATGATGCGATAGCCGAGCGCGGGATACTCGCTCACGTTTTGATAAAGCTCGCGCGCCTTGGGGCCCCATCCCGCGATGATCGTGCGGTGCAAACCGATGCCGTTTTCGAGTAAGCGGCGTTGGGTGGTGCGCACGATGAGGCGGCCGGTGATCACGGCGCCGGCAACGATCAACCAATAGCTCAACAGCAGCATGCGGCTTTGCGACATGGGATTTTCAAAATCTTGATCAAGATCAAGGGTCAGCAAGAAAATCAACAAGACGCCGCCGCCCACAATTTTCACGATGGCGATGGATTCATCCAGCCGCGAGGCGGCATTCCACGCGCCGTACAATCCAAAGAAGAGAAAGAGCAAGAACCAAAATGCAAAAATAAGATTGGATAAAAAGTAGGCGTGTTCGAATTCAAGAATGGCAAAAAAGCCGAACTCGGAGCGCAAATAGGCCCACACAAAAAATGCGGCTGTGATTGCAACATAATCACTGATAATCACCGCAGATTTTTCCACCCATTTGGGAGCTGCCGCGCCCCAGCGCTTGCTGGCAATCAAACCGACGATCATGCCGACGCCAAAGCCGAAATGAATCGTTGCCAGCACCAGGGGCAGCAGCAAAAGATGCTTGAGCCGGTTGCGTGCGGCCAGCCCAAAAGTCAGCAGGGCATTGCAACTGAGATAAGCCAGGAAGAGGGCCGCGCAGGCCGCCAGCGCCGTCAACCAAAGCGGCGCAAACAGCGCTGTCCCCACGCTCAAAACGAGCAGTGCCGCGGGAACAAAATAGCGCAGGCGAAATGCCGCGCGCTGTTTTTTCACGCGCATGGCCCAGGCGTGGCCGTGTACCGCAGCCCAACCCAGCAGATCAAAGAGATCAGCGCGCATCGTCAACGAGGATTGTATCTTCGCCGAAAAGTACAATGTGTGGCCGGCTTGCTGCATGCGTGTGGCGGTTTCATATTCGTTGCCCGGCAGTTCGTGTTCGAGCACGCCGGCCTCGTTCATCGCCTTGC containing:
- a CDS encoding Uma2 family endonuclease; the encoded protein is MPSDLLTKSMPRAVPPSEKFTYSEFCSRVQEQKADLIRGEIIMASPATIGHERLTGFLFFILHAFADEKKLGLVLGSRVAMKLDDENAPEPDLMFVSNDRLHLLGKTEIFGPADVAIEIISPGSRRLDAVEKRELYAEHGVPEYWLIDPYCQEAHFWRNEQGEWREMPVDANGIFHSRVILGFWLRVDWLFAAERPNALNVAGMILAGEPAGK
- a CDS encoding exopolysaccharide biosynthesis polyprenyl glycosylphosphotransferase, coding for MALTSPDPHLAATPALADVQPQISIVIPLRRARRQLEHCLASIARQTYPHHLIEISLVADAADEHAQKVTREFARNHPALRVRRSFAKTPRKTARRVPPGSNGIVIPVTPNTILADDFIAQAVAALQNHSCAGVGGRMIYRGEGRVQSAAALALGSKWVLPTGTQDESKSGIRNEAMLHGAYRRKAMNEAGVLEHELPGNEYETATRMQQAGHTLYFSAKIQSSLTMRADLFDLLGWAAVHGHAWAMRVKKQRAAFRLRYFVPAALLVLSVGTALFAPLWLTALAACAALFLAYLSCNALLTFGLAARNRLKHLLLLPLVLATIHFGFGVGMIVGLIASKRWGAAAPKWVEKSAVIISDYVAITAAFFVWAYLRSEFGFFAILEFEHAYFLSNLIFAFWFLLFLFFGLYGAWNAASRLDESIAIVKIVGGGVLLIFLLTLDLDQDFENPMSQSRMLLLSYWLIVAGAVITGRLIVRTTQRRLLENGIGLHRTIIAGWGPKARELYQNVSEYPALGYRIIGFVAPSGTDKSHRFHGVPVLGNLNRLADIILRHQVEDVLIALQKQDQDALVKIIAQTDGLPVSLKIVPDLYSIITGQARTNQIYGFPLIEILPQYMPAWERVAKRAIDVTVSLLILILGLPLWLLVALAIRLNSPGKIFYRQERMGKNGRIFDVIKFRSMVANAETLTGPKWAEKDDPRITAVGKFLRKWRIDEVPQFINVLRGEMSIVGPRPERPFFVEKLRKEIPLYTRRLRVRPGITGWAQIKGAYDATLEDVKQKLQYDLFYLENMSLRMDLKIILHTIYVMLAGRGQ
- a CDS encoding class I SAM-dependent methyltransferase codes for the protein MLKSAQKFLLHFDTRRRFFRRLHGAQRVLDLGCGDGKNCLELRETAAHLEFYGIDLLDPKMVPGFIQYQQADLNTANLPYPDGFFDAILFVHVIEHLENPMRLGSEIHRVLKPGGKIYVETPNWISMFMPSFGFKRDQGYPFNFFDDRTHRKPWSKHGLYEFLRQDCKLNAVKAGTRRNWLKFFLDPVIMFFALLRGNRPYLVSSFWNVTGWCIYAIGIKG
- a CDS encoding glycosyltransferase family 2 protein gives rise to the protein MNEHTPTSRGNAPLVVAVVLNWNGYDDTAKCVLSLQKAAYANLQIILVDHASTDGSAGRLERDFPELPFIKLSHNGGYAAGNNAGIKLALERRADYVLVLNNDVVVEPGFLWPMVQLAEKNPAAGVVTCKALLQSGNGRIYCTGGNLSRLRCGGVPLPPGERDREGEVQFISGCILLARREVFEKLGSFDERFFMYFEDVEFSRRVRRQFKLFYTPAGVVYHKSGGGDKWKNYTETYLYYTSRNRLWVFQNESRAYRLYVILYGFLNAFAKSAVIAAHSFPVRRQENRSEKRLMALWRGMRDGMFGNPAQNNQDDLSNEYAPPPDIIGERELGESL
- a CDS encoding flippase, translated to MELAARLRWNSIFLLLSSGIRLLTNALLFLGLARFYGPEAFGQFTIAHTLATLFLLVADFGLDLLFTTEVARQRPHIDALFRSFAVVKLFFAGLAVTGMWLLPEFHEFSDTTRWLIYIFSFSTACNALTNFIFALFKGLEQFRYETRVSFVENLVLLLGLVVLGVLHAPLWLFAAMFAGTRFLGLLIAAALAVRFVRPRALSGLRLAECRDVMHKGWVFGAHLLFEACYYQLDTVLLALWKGDYVVGIYQAGMKLMALALTLPDILIGAVIPALSYFHGKDEARWQQLGKLLNKTLFFLALPLALIFFVYPEPVMSLIYGAENFAPAVPIMRVTALIILIRLVLAAYGIMLTTSGRHRVRMITVALATFLALGLHAYAIPRYGAYGAAWVSVAVNFFVAVIFAFSCRAFFLKWTLEKHYLLPGLLFAILGFMLWRFAELHAWYGIALVGIFSLLIIYFAGYSKNERKKMLFDLSRDGLRAGLKGER
- a CDS encoding glycosyltransferase: MKILLITPRVPYPPYRGDKLKIFNLIKRLSRRHEIHLICFAQTRQDLENLQHLGTYCRHIDHVKLPVWLSLLKCFAGLFTQIPLQVQYFKSRRMQNLINQACRQHHFDVIHTHLIRMAQYTAEKHRPVKVLDLTDAVSLYLQRFTARAKNPFVKLLLKIELRRMMRYERILEKFNACFVCSEPDREQLRKTAPEAAIKLIPNGVDLEYFSPNGSLTDIDPNKIIFTGNLSYFPNIDGILYFTDEIFPLIKREMPAAQLYIVGQSPPAKVRALASRDVIVTGFVEDIKQHYVSSAVAVSPIRFGAGTLNKIIEPLALGVPVVATSVGVEGLEVIQGEDILVADQPQAFARHVVRVLQEPSLREKLRQGGMAVIRKQYDWDPIVARLEEMYHDLVRQKSGEEKSKALSVVD
- a CDS encoding methyltransferase domain-containing protein, yielding MIYQMSTPPPPTLSAKENWERVYRDLARYQDLYLYQQQLVELICEKIPALRDARILEVGCGKGNEIVQLAKRGGACLGLDFSESAMAWMQTRLAKEGMRMPLIRGDARRLPFKIASFDLVFSQGVLEHFANPGDVLQEQRHVMRNGGIIVIEVPNKWNVYTIYKKILLAMNRWPPGWETEYSPRELKVLLRQNGFEVLDCVGWDFFIVKIFRKLRKILGLKDKLESPFARSLRRRLQRNPILLNFFLSLTIVARKKDGGEHNANFRTYSRHTRVH
- a CDS encoding glycosyltransferase family 2 protein; amino-acid sequence: MPNPRVCIILLNYNRCQDTIECLNSLKQCVYDSYHILVVDNASTDQSAKKLRREFPGLEIVSTGRNLGYTGGINFGIRHALQSPFEYILILNNDTLVTPDFLNHLVAAMEQHPNAAAAGGTIYCEHDRTKIWYGGGRLVPWRGLAVHDHRGVNVSPASLGGVRNVSFITGCLILLRVSLLEKIGWEDERFFMYLDDIELCARILSKGYDLLYIPQAIIYHKVLGEEEIAFKVYYGARNRLLLIGIVFKGLPGVIAKTYFLTVITGKLIFWRFANPAFFKAAAFGLQDFFAGRFYEGRGPSEFLKQNRHE